One Desulfomicrobium escambiense DSM 10707 DNA segment encodes these proteins:
- the rimI gene encoding ribosomal protein S18-alanine N-acetyltransferase: MHESGLHTRLLGPEDARALAGLEASVFDDPWDAGRFETLLGQDRFFAVGVFEGPRMVAYLTAYIVAGELEIVNVAVDGARRGQGIGGALLRYCLERARLLGAQRAVLEVRSGNAAARALYKSCGFTQAGLRKGYYADSGEDALVLEWPAPHDS, from the coding sequence ATGCACGAATCCGGCCTGCACACCCGCCTGCTCGGGCCCGAAGACGCCCGGGCCCTGGCCGGCCTGGAAGCCTCCGTCTTCGACGACCCCTGGGACGCCGGGCGGTTCGAAACCCTCCTGGGGCAGGACCGCTTCTTCGCGGTCGGGGTGTTCGAAGGCCCGCGCATGGTCGCCTATCTGACCGCCTACATCGTGGCGGGCGAACTGGAAATAGTCAACGTCGCCGTGGACGGCGCCCGCCGCGGGCAGGGCATCGGCGGGGCGCTGCTGCGGTACTGCCTGGAGCGGGCGCGTCTTCTGGGCGCGCAGCGCGCGGTGCTGGAGGTGCGCAGCGGCAACGCGGCGGCCCGGGCCCTTTACAAAAGCTGCGGTTTCACGCAGGCCGGGCTGCGCAAGGGCTACTACGCCGACAGCGGCGAGGACGCCCTGGTGCTGGAGTGGCCGGCCCCGCACGATTCCTGA
- a CDS encoding peptidylprolyl isomerase produces the protein MIVMETSMGTMKIELFEDKAPITCENFLNYVRDGFYDGTIFHRVIPNFVLQGGGMTEGMREKQTGKPIKNEADNGLKNLRGSLSMARTQVVDSATSQFFINLRDNAFLDHGARDFGYAVFARVTEGLEVMDAIAAVATGNHGFHQDVPKEPVLITRVYIEE, from the coding sequence ATGATAGTCATGGAAACGTCCATGGGGACGATGAAGATCGAACTGTTCGAGGACAAGGCCCCCATCACCTGCGAAAACTTCCTGAACTACGTGCGCGACGGGTTCTACGACGGGACCATCTTCCACCGCGTCATCCCGAACTTCGTCCTGCAGGGCGGCGGCATGACCGAGGGCATGCGCGAGAAGCAGACTGGAAAGCCCATCAAGAACGAAGCCGACAACGGCCTGAAGAACTTGCGCGGCAGCCTGTCCATGGCCCGCACCCAGGTCGTCGACAGCGCGACCTCCCAGTTCTTCATCAACCTGCGCGACAACGCCTTCCTGGACCACGGCGCGCGCGACTTCGGGTATGCCGTGTTCGCCCGCGTGACCGAGGGGCTGGAGGTCATGGACGCCATCGCCGCCGTGGCGACGGGCAACCACGGTTTTCACCAGGACGTGCCCAAGGAACCGGTCCTCATCACCCGCGTGTATATAGAGGAATAG
- a CDS encoding YheT family hydrolase, with protein sequence MVRLRTAFPFSSGHVQTLFPHVFRVRARVPYERQRLETSDGDFVDLDWSRTGSDRLALVLHGLEGHSRSKYVLGMARAARHHGLDVLAMNHRSCGGELNRKPTMYHSGWTRDLHEVLLMVESLGRYRSVDLVGFSLGANVVLKYLGEDPAQVPGIVRRAVALSVPCDLEDAAGALERPECAIYMRYLLDLLRKKIIRKSRVFPGVFDLTDMHRLRTFRQFDDRFTAPMHGFRDALDYWRRSSSRQFLGNIEHRTCLINAANDPFLGPRCFPVDEVRDSQTVSMVMPQTGGHVGFVGSGNPGWMYWSEWIAMRFVQYPDCPDVQNCVVR encoded by the coding sequence GTGGTGCGGCTGCGGACCGCCTTCCCCTTTTCCAGCGGCCACGTGCAGACGCTTTTCCCGCACGTTTTCCGGGTCCGGGCGCGGGTGCCGTACGAGCGCCAGCGCCTGGAGACGTCGGACGGGGATTTCGTCGATCTGGACTGGTCGCGGACGGGGTCGGACCGGCTGGCGCTCGTCCTGCACGGCCTGGAAGGGCATTCGCGCAGCAAGTACGTGCTCGGCATGGCCAGGGCCGCCAGGCATCACGGCCTGGATGTCCTGGCCATGAACCACCGCAGCTGCGGCGGCGAGCTCAACCGCAAGCCGACCATGTACCATTCGGGATGGACCCGGGACCTGCATGAGGTCCTGCTTATGGTCGAGTCCCTGGGGCGCTACCGCAGCGTCGACCTGGTGGGCTTCAGCCTCGGCGCTAACGTCGTGCTCAAGTACCTGGGCGAGGACCCGGCGCAGGTCCCGGGTATCGTGCGCCGGGCGGTGGCCCTGTCCGTGCCGTGCGACCTGGAGGACGCGGCCGGGGCCCTGGAGCGCCCGGAATGCGCCATCTACATGCGCTACCTGCTTGACCTGCTGCGAAAGAAGATTATCCGGAAGAGTCGGGTCTTTCCCGGCGTGTTCGACCTGACGGACATGCACAGGCTGCGGACCTTCCGCCAGTTCGACGACAGGTTCACGGCGCCCATGCACGGGTTTCGGGACGCCCTCGATTACTGGCGGCGTTCCAGCTCCAGGCAGTTCCTGGGCAACATCGAGCACAGGACGTGCCTCATCAACGCCGCCAACGACCCCTTCCTGGGTCCGCGCTGCTTTCCCGTGGACGAGGTCCGCGACAGTCAGACCGTGTCCATGGTCATGCCGCAGACCGGCGGGCATGTCGGTTTCGTGGGCTCGGGAAATCCTGGGTGGATGTACTGGTCGGAGTGGATTGCCATGCGCTTTGTGCAGTACCCGGATTGTCCTGATGTGCAAAATTGCGTCGTCCGTTGA
- a CDS encoding DegQ family serine endoprotease, with protein sequence MKYAIRSLALLCLFLASAATAAQLPDFTDLAETSGRAVVNISTVKVVKGQPNMQQFFRQTPRGQHPFGDFFDQFERFFGEQGRVPREQRSLGSGFVMSADGYIVTNNHVVEGADSIKVNLRADGNGEVSYDAEVVGTDKETDLALLKIAPKGSLPYLTFGDSDVLKVGQWVMAIGNPFGLDHTVTAGIVSAKGRTIGAGPYDNFIQTDASINPGNSGGPLINLDGQVIGINTAIIASGQGIGFAIPSSLARQVIDQLKEYKTVKRGWLGVSIQDVDANSAKALGLKDAKGALVSSVTPGDPADKAGIRAGDVITAVDGVEVADAGDLTRKIGDLLPGAKVGVTVWRDGKTVKLTLVLGERNAEKVAQASPGGSPEAPGEAVLGLSVRPVTEAEAGALDLDRAMGLLVVEVAEGSPAAQSGLAPGDVVLEANGKPVNTTKALQDVIAGDAKGKGVVMLLLKRQGRNVFRTIPLS encoded by the coding sequence ATGAAATACGCGATTCGTTCCCTGGCATTGCTTTGCCTGTTCCTGGCGTCGGCCGCCACGGCCGCCCAACTACCGGACTTCACGGATCTGGCCGAGACATCGGGCCGGGCCGTGGTCAACATCAGCACGGTCAAGGTGGTCAAGGGACAGCCGAACATGCAGCAGTTTTTCCGGCAGACCCCGCGCGGCCAGCACCCCTTCGGCGACTTTTTCGACCAGTTCGAGCGCTTTTTCGGCGAGCAGGGGCGGGTGCCCCGCGAGCAGCGCTCCCTGGGTTCGGGCTTCGTCATGTCTGCCGACGGGTACATAGTGACCAACAACCACGTCGTTGAGGGCGCCGATTCCATTAAGGTCAACCTGCGCGCCGACGGCAACGGCGAGGTTTCCTACGACGCCGAGGTCGTAGGCACGGACAAGGAGACGGACCTGGCCCTGCTCAAGATCGCGCCCAAGGGCTCCCTGCCGTACCTGACCTTCGGCGATTCCGACGTCCTCAAGGTCGGCCAGTGGGTCATGGCCATAGGCAACCCCTTCGGCCTGGACCACACCGTCACGGCCGGCATCGTCAGCGCCAAGGGACGGACCATCGGCGCCGGACCCTACGACAATTTCATCCAGACCGACGCGTCCATCAACCCCGGCAACAGCGGCGGGCCGCTCATTAACCTCGACGGCCAAGTCATCGGCATCAACACGGCCATCATCGCCTCGGGGCAGGGCATCGGTTTCGCCATCCCCAGCAGCCTGGCCCGGCAGGTCATCGACCAGCTCAAGGAATACAAGACCGTCAAGCGCGGCTGGCTCGGCGTGTCCATCCAGGACGTGGACGCCAACTCCGCCAAGGCCCTGGGCCTGAAGGACGCCAAGGGCGCTCTCGTTTCCTCCGTCACCCCCGGCGACCCGGCCGACAAGGCGGGAATCAGGGCAGGCGACGTCATCACGGCCGTTGACGGGGTCGAGGTGGCCGATGCCGGCGACCTGACCCGCAAGATCGGCGACCTGCTGCCCGGCGCCAAGGTCGGCGTGACCGTGTGGCGCGACGGCAAGACCGTGAAACTGACCCTGGTCCTTGGCGAGCGCAACGCCGAGAAGGTGGCCCAGGCCAGCCCGGGCGGCTCCCCCGAAGCTCCCGGCGAGGCCGTGCTGGGTCTGAGCGTGCGGCCGGTGACCGAAGCCGAAGCGGGGGCCCTGGATCTCGATCGCGCCATGGGCCTGCTGGTGGTCGAGGTGGCGGAAGGTTCTCCCGCTGCCCAGAGCGGCCTCGCCCCCGGCGACGTCGTCCTCGAGGCCAACGGGAAGCCCGTGAACACCACCAAGGCCCTGCAGGATGTCATCGCCGGCGACGCCAAGGGCAAGGGCGTGGTCATGCTCCTTCTCAAGCGCCAGGGACGCAACGTGTTCCGGACCATCCCGTTGTCATGA
- the ispE gene encoding 4-(cytidine 5'-diphospho)-2-C-methyl-D-erythritol kinase: MTQELTAGCKVNLYLDIVGVREDGYHEIESLFYPLPAPCDVLTVSEGGDGFRLTCSDPSLAAGENILTRAYERFAAATGFAPGLAVHLNKGIPMGAGLGGGSSDAATLLTWLNGRAGRKALGSNALAELALTLGADVPFFLANAPAWVTGIGEGLEPVPMNLDDYVVLVVCPQVHVNTAWAYRRYDEMLAQGLVRSRKELTLNFSPIKNVCFTKPPELWNSFEKVVFQGFPVLYGIKELILDGFAEACVMSGSGSSFVALFSSSENAARCAGRLRSLGHACYGIHSGRPVRLDS, translated from the coding sequence ATGACGCAGGAACTCACGGCCGGGTGCAAGGTGAACCTCTACCTGGACATCGTCGGGGTGCGGGAGGATGGCTACCACGAGATCGAAAGCCTCTTCTACCCGTTGCCCGCGCCCTGCGACGTCCTGACGGTGAGCGAGGGCGGGGATGGCTTCCGCTTGACCTGTTCGGACCCGTCCCTGGCCGCGGGGGAGAACATCCTGACGCGGGCCTACGAGCGCTTTGCCGCGGCCACCGGGTTCGCACCGGGCCTGGCCGTGCACCTGAACAAGGGCATCCCCATGGGCGCGGGTCTCGGCGGGGGCAGCAGCGATGCCGCGACACTGCTTACGTGGCTCAACGGCAGGGCCGGCCGCAAGGCTCTGGGCTCGAATGCACTGGCGGAACTGGCTTTGACCCTGGGGGCCGACGTGCCCTTTTTCCTGGCCAACGCCCCGGCCTGGGTCACGGGCATCGGGGAAGGGCTCGAACCCGTGCCCATGAACCTGGACGACTACGTCGTGCTGGTCGTCTGCCCGCAGGTGCACGTCAACACGGCATGGGCCTACAGACGTTACGACGAGATGCTGGCGCAGGGACTGGTGCGGTCAAGAAAAGAGTTGACACTGAATTTTAGCCCTATTAAGAATGTTTGCTTCACGAAACCGCCCGAGCTCTGGAATAGCTTTGAGAAAGTTGTTTTTCAAGGATTTCCGGTGCTTTACGGTATCAAAGAGCTGATTCTGGATGGTTTTGCCGAAGCATGTGTCATGAGCGGCAGCGGCTCCAGCTTTGTGGCTCTTTTTTCGTCTTCTGAGAATGCCGCGCGGTGCGCCGGCAGGCTGCGCTCCCTCGGGCACGCCTGCTACGGCATTCATTCCGGGAGGCCAGTGCGGCTGGATTCGTGA
- a CDS encoding ribose-phosphate diphosphokinase — MPRVGELKIVTGTANPALAARICDHLGCKITPSLVDVFSDGEIRIEMGDNVRGDDVYVVQSTCYPVNHNLMELCLMLDALKRASAGRVTAVVPYFGYARQDRKVVPRVPISAKLVADFISVAGVDRVLTIDLHSGQIQGFFDKPVDNLYAAQVLLEYIRKLGDNLIVVSPDAGGTERARAYAKRLGVGLAIVDKRREGPNKAHAMQLIGDVKGKIAVVLDDMIDTAGTMTEAGNLLAENGAEDVVACATHPVLSGPAVERLMSSAFSQVIVTDTIPLNPKAAASDKFKVISVGSLIAKAIHNIHSESSVSVLFS, encoded by the coding sequence ATGCCACGCGTCGGTGAACTGAAAATCGTCACGGGGACCGCGAACCCCGCCCTGGCCGCCCGCATCTGCGATCATCTGGGCTGCAAGATCACTCCGTCCCTGGTCGACGTTTTCAGCGACGGCGAGATTCGGATCGAGATGGGTGACAACGTGCGCGGCGACGATGTATACGTGGTCCAGTCCACGTGCTACCCGGTCAACCACAATCTGATGGAACTGTGCCTCATGCTGGACGCCTTGAAGCGCGCCAGCGCAGGTCGCGTGACCGCGGTGGTGCCCTATTTCGGGTACGCCCGGCAGGACCGCAAGGTCGTGCCCAGGGTGCCCATCAGCGCCAAGCTGGTCGCGGACTTCATTTCTGTGGCGGGCGTGGACCGCGTGCTGACCATCGATCTGCACTCGGGACAGATCCAGGGATTTTTCGACAAGCCCGTCGACAACCTGTACGCCGCCCAAGTGCTGCTCGAATACATCCGCAAGCTCGGCGACAACCTCATCGTCGTTTCGCCGGACGCCGGCGGCACGGAGCGGGCCAGGGCATACGCCAAGCGCCTCGGCGTCGGCTTGGCCATCGTCGACAAGCGTCGCGAAGGTCCCAACAAGGCCCACGCCATGCAGCTCATCGGCGACGTGAAGGGCAAGATCGCCGTGGTCCTGGACGATATGATCGACACGGCCGGCACCATGACCGAAGCCGGCAACCTGCTGGCCGAGAACGGCGCCGAGGATGTCGTGGCCTGTGCCACGCACCCGGTCCTTTCGGGTCCGGCGGTGGAGCGCCTGATGAGTTCGGCCTTCTCGCAGGTCATCGTCACGGACACCATCCCGCTCAACCCCAAGGCCGCGGCGAGCGACAAATTCAAGGTTATTTCCGTTGGCAGTCTCATTGCCAAGGCGATTCACAATATCCATTCCGAATCTTCGGTGAGCGTGCTGTTCAGCTGA
- a CDS encoding 50S ribosomal protein L25, whose protein sequence is MSEVTSLQLKQREERGKGPCARLRSNGLVPGVFYNSKGENISFTVDNMALGKVFEKVRYSKMLELHIDVDGQVEKRNALFKKLVSHPVKRRYDHVDFIGIELDKEVQVTVPVETVGRAKGVVLGGKLEILEERVMVRCLPTIIPDSIVVDVADLDIAEKVFVEQLVLPEGVKAVYDRNFPVVTIQAGRGAKAGEEE, encoded by the coding sequence ATGTCTGAAGTCACTAGTTTGCAGCTGAAGCAGCGCGAGGAAAGGGGAAAAGGCCCGTGCGCCCGCTTGCGTTCCAATGGGTTGGTTCCCGGTGTTTTCTACAACTCCAAGGGTGAAAACATCTCCTTTACCGTAGACAACATGGCTTTGGGCAAGGTTTTCGAGAAGGTTCGCTACTCGAAAATGCTCGAACTGCACATCGATGTCGACGGCCAGGTCGAGAAGCGCAACGCTCTGTTCAAGAAGCTGGTCTCCCATCCGGTCAAGCGCCGCTACGATCATGTGGACTTCATCGGCATCGAACTCGACAAGGAAGTGCAGGTCACCGTTCCGGTCGAGACCGTTGGACGCGCCAAGGGCGTGGTCCTGGGCGGCAAGCTCGAGATCCTCGAGGAGCGCGTCATGGTCCGCTGCCTGCCGACCATCATCCCCGACTCCATCGTCGTCGACGTGGCCGATCTGGACATCGCCGAGAAGGTCTTCGTCGAGCAGCTGGTGCTGCCCGAAGGGGTCAAGGCCGTTTACGACCGCAACTTCCCCGTCGTCACCATCCAGGCCGGTCGCGGCGCGAAGGCCGGCGAGGAAGAATAG
- the pth gene encoding aminoacyl-tRNA hydrolase yields MTYDGLIVGLGNPGPKYARTRHNFGFLLADRLVAHWASEPGASCEARGVRSKAEVWDVSENYGARRWLVVKPQTFMNLSGQSVGELCRKNGVTPERVLVLHDELDLPLGTARFKFSGGLAGHNGLKSVAAHLGTRDFARLRLGIGRPEGPEAMADYVLKGFLPAEWEQVGQVLDAAVTAVLQYCREGLDAATARLHAR; encoded by the coding sequence ATGACGTACGACGGCCTGATTGTCGGGTTGGGCAACCCGGGTCCAAAGTATGCCCGGACCCGCCATAATTTCGGTTTTCTTCTTGCCGACCGCCTCGTGGCCCATTGGGCCTCCGAGCCCGGCGCGTCGTGCGAAGCCAGGGGCGTGCGCTCCAAGGCCGAAGTGTGGGACGTGAGCGAGAATTATGGGGCCAGGCGATGGCTCGTGGTCAAGCCGCAGACGTTCATGAACCTGAGCGGCCAGTCCGTGGGCGAGCTCTGCCGCAAGAACGGCGTCACCCCGGAGCGCGTCCTGGTACTGCACGACGAGCTGGATCTGCCACTGGGCACGGCGCGCTTCAAGTTCTCGGGCGGGCTTGCCGGTCACAACGGCCTCAAGTCCGTGGCCGCCCATCTCGGGACCCGCGATTTTGCCCGGCTTCGGCTGGGCATCGGGCGGCCCGAAGGTCCGGAGGCCATGGCCGACTACGTGCTGAAGGGCTTTCTTCCCGCCGAGTGGGAGCAGGTCGGCCAGGTTCTCGACGCCGCCGTGACGGCGGTCCTGCAGTATTGCCGCGAAGGCCTGGACGCCGCGACGGCCCGTCTGCACGCGCGCTGA
- a CDS encoding CarD family transcriptional regulator, with the protein MFSVDELVVYPAQGVGKVERIETQEIGGVATELIIVRILSNNVTLMVPVRNAKNVGLRGVYTSAQAEEIREYLQDRSDFTGYSGQNWNRRYREYSEKLKSSDLKDVAYVLKELILIGKDKELSFGERRLLEQAMGLISLELSFALQQDQAEVKKSIEALFADILQAKAEEDEVEGD; encoded by the coding sequence GTGTTTTCAGTTGATGAACTTGTCGTCTATCCCGCGCAGGGGGTCGGTAAGGTCGAAAGGATTGAGACCCAGGAGATCGGCGGCGTAGCCACGGAACTCATCATCGTGCGTATTCTGAGCAACAACGTCACGCTGATGGTCCCCGTGCGCAACGCCAAGAATGTCGGGCTGCGCGGCGTCTACACCTCTGCCCAGGCCGAGGAGATCCGCGAGTACCTGCAGGACCGCTCCGATTTCACGGGCTATTCCGGCCAGAACTGGAACCGCCGCTACCGGGAGTACTCCGAGAAGCTCAAGAGCAGTGACCTCAAGGACGTGGCCTACGTCCTCAAGGAACTCATTCTCATCGGCAAGGACAAGGAACTGTCCTTCGGCGAGCGCAGGCTTCTCGAACAGGCCATGGGGCTCATTTCCCTGGAGCTGTCCTTCGCCTTGCAGCAGGATCAGGCCGAGGTGAAGAAGTCCATCGAGGCGCTGTTTGCGGACATCCTCCAGGCCAAGGCCGAGGAAGATGAAGTCGAGGGCGATTAG
- the rho gene encoding transcription termination factor Rho, with product MNLSELKTKSMAELMDIAAEYQIENVSGLRKQELIFALLQACASQNGSIFGEGVLEILPDGFGFLRSPTSSYMPGPDDIYVSPSQIRRFALRTGDVVSGQIRPPKEGERYFALLRVKEICFREPEEAKRIVLFDNLTPIYPDEQFRLEIADKNYSTRIVDLMTPIGKGQRALIVAPPRTGKTMLMQAIANSISINHPDAYLIVLLIDERPEEVTDMERTVKAEVISSTFDEPPTRHVQVAEMVLEKAKRLVERKVDVVILLDSITRLGRAYNATTPSSGRVLSGGLDANALQRPKRFFGAARNIEEGGSLTIISTALVDTGSRMDEVIFEEFKGTGNCDIYLDRHLADKRVFPAIDLNRSGTRKEELLLEPDVLNKVWILRRIMGPMNSVDTMDFLLDKMRGTKSNKDFLDMMNS from the coding sequence ATGAATCTTTCCGAGTTGAAAACCAAATCCATGGCCGAACTCATGGATATCGCCGCGGAGTATCAGATCGAGAACGTGAGCGGCCTGCGCAAGCAGGAGCTCATCTTCGCACTGCTCCAGGCCTGCGCTTCCCAGAACGGGTCCATATTCGGCGAGGGTGTCCTGGAGATCCTGCCCGATGGATTCGGTTTTCTGCGTTCGCCCACGTCCAGCTACATGCCCGGTCCGGACGACATCTACGTCTCGCCCTCCCAGATCCGGCGTTTCGCGCTGCGCACGGGCGACGTCGTCTCCGGCCAGATCAGGCCGCCCAAGGAGGGGGAACGCTATTTTGCGCTGCTGCGGGTCAAGGAGATCTGCTTCCGCGAGCCCGAGGAGGCCAAACGCATCGTCCTCTTCGACAACCTCACGCCCATCTATCCCGACGAGCAGTTCCGCCTCGAGATCGCCGACAAGAACTACTCGACGCGCATCGTCGACCTCATGACCCCGATCGGCAAAGGCCAGCGCGCCCTCATCGTGGCCCCGCCGCGCACCGGCAAGACCATGCTCATGCAGGCCATCGCCAATTCCATCAGCATCAACCACCCCGACGCGTACCTCATCGTCCTCCTGATCGACGAACGCCCCGAGGAAGTCACGGACATGGAGCGCACGGTCAAGGCCGAGGTCATCAGCTCGACCTTCGACGAGCCGCCGACCCGTCACGTGCAGGTGGCCGAGATGGTCCTGGAGAAGGCCAAGCGCCTGGTCGAACGCAAGGTCGACGTGGTCATCCTGCTCGACTCCATCACCCGCCTCGGGCGCGCCTACAACGCCACGACTCCGTCCTCCGGACGCGTGCTGTCGGGCGGCCTGGACGCCAACGCCCTGCAGCGGCCCAAGCGCTTCTTCGGCGCGGCCCGCAACATCGAGGAGGGCGGTAGCCTGACCATCATCTCCACGGCCCTGGTCGACACGGGCTCGCGCATGGACGAAGTCATCTTCGAGGAGTTCAAGGGCACGGGCAACTGCGACATCTACCTCGACCGTCACCTCGCGGACAAGCGCGTCTTCCCGGCCATCGACCTGAACCGGTCCGGCACCCGCAAGGAAGAGCTGCTCCTCGAACCCGACGTCCTGAACAAGGTCTGGATTCTCCGCCGCATCATGGGCCCCATGAACTCCGTGGACACCATGGACTTCCTGCTGGACAAGATGCGCGGCACCAAGAGCAACAAGGATTTCCTGGACATGATGAACTCATAG
- the nadE gene encoding NAD(+) synthase: MAALPRMECPCDDDFDLWLELLEVKASAGLLDALGDFLQDYLRASGLRLYVMGLSGGIDSSFLAALLHSRGIPYLGFCLPIASNTPAEIERGTRVAEVYAMAPEGVALTHKHDLTDLYRQISATFTGIYPNTNPVAEGNLKARTRMLFLYHVAQLHGGCVLSTDQLDELLTGFWTLHGDVGDVSPIQLIPKSSEYDLARMLCARLADPAPLQAAIEAVPTDGLGISHSDLDQLEAESYAQVEDMFREYFRLRRDERDSGLTAEQAARKAVLEGSGPVRRFLASGFKRNGAVLVDPRGART; this comes from the coding sequence ATGGCCGCTTTGCCCCGCATGGAATGTCCCTGCGACGACGACTTCGATCTGTGGCTGGAGCTTCTGGAGGTCAAGGCCTCCGCGGGGCTCCTGGACGCCCTTGGCGATTTTCTGCAGGACTACCTGCGGGCTTCGGGGCTCAGGCTTTACGTCATGGGCCTCTCGGGCGGGATCGACTCGTCCTTCCTGGCGGCCCTGCTGCATTCCAGAGGCATCCCCTACCTGGGATTCTGCCTGCCCATCGCCTCCAACACCCCGGCCGAGATCGAGCGCGGGACGCGCGTGGCCGAAGTGTACGCCATGGCGCCCGAGGGCGTGGCCCTCACCCACAAGCATGACCTCACGGACCTCTACCGGCAGATATCCGCAACCTTCACGGGGATCTATCCGAACACGAATCCCGTGGCCGAAGGCAACCTCAAGGCCCGCACCCGCATGCTCTTCCTGTACCACGTGGCCCAGCTTCACGGTGGGTGCGTCCTGTCCACGGACCAACTCGACGAACTGCTGACGGGCTTTTGGACCCTGCACGGCGACGTGGGGGACGTGAGCCCCATCCAGCTCATCCCCAAATCCTCGGAGTATGATCTGGCGCGCATGCTCTGCGCCCGCCTGGCCGACCCGGCGCCCCTGCAGGCGGCCATCGAGGCCGTACCCACTGACGGGCTCGGGATCAGCCATTCGGACCTCGACCAGCTGGAGGCCGAATCCTACGCCCAGGTCGAGGACATGTTCCGCGAATATTTCCGGCTGCGCCGTGACGAGCGCGACAGCGGGCTGACCGCCGAGCAGGCGGCCCGCAAGGCCGTCCTCGAAGGGTCTGGTCCTGTCCGCCGCTTTCTGGCCAGCGGGTTCAAGCGCAACGGCGCGGTGCTGGTGGACCCGAGGGGTGCGCGGACGTGA
- a CDS encoding M48 family metallopeptidase, producing the protein MRTRGTRATVWLLAFLVAWTCPRSAAYAFGEFTIRDELELARKFDLIIETRFPVIEDTRITGYVQTLVDRLVAAMPPQPFPIKVTVVRNGALNAFASAAGHITIFTGLITNLAGEDELASVIAHELAHVSERHIAKSIEQGQLAGAGSLLGILAAVLVGSQGGGEGASALALGSVAGAKAMQLKYTRENETDADQYGLGFLVDAGFGPSGMTSAFEKIRKLQWISGGGDVPSYLSTHPGVDERVGYMQERVARLPKAVRERRSDNAEYERVKMLVQAWYTDANSALALFSAPVKPTCRDRLGRAIALSRLGRAEEAGKAFSEAMACNPSDVLWKREYGRYAFEFGDLATSVKLLQETVLRDPNDLYALFFYARAVAEQGNYAASVSAMERVAKDVPRDSEVLENLARYQAAMGRGFDAHLNYAKAFAYKRQFTKYAFHMETAEALAAGGKDREKIGQVRSEIAEYREILGI; encoded by the coding sequence ATGCGCACCCGCGGCACAAGGGCGACTGTGTGGCTGCTGGCCTTCCTCGTCGCCTGGACCTGCCCCCGCAGCGCCGCGTATGCGTTCGGCGAGTTCACCATCCGTGACGAACTCGAACTGGCCCGCAAATTCGACCTCATCATCGAGACGCGTTTTCCGGTCATCGAAGACACCCGCATCACGGGCTACGTGCAGACCCTCGTCGACCGCCTCGTGGCGGCCATGCCCCCCCAGCCCTTCCCCATCAAGGTCACCGTGGTCAGGAACGGGGCCTTGAACGCCTTCGCCTCCGCCGCGGGCCACATCACGATTTTCACCGGACTCATCACCAATCTGGCCGGCGAGGACGAACTGGCCAGCGTCATCGCCCACGAACTGGCCCATGTCTCCGAGCGGCACATCGCCAAGTCCATCGAGCAGGGCCAGCTGGCCGGGGCAGGATCGCTGCTGGGCATCCTGGCCGCCGTGCTCGTCGGTTCCCAGGGGGGAGGCGAGGGCGCCAGCGCCCTGGCCCTGGGCTCCGTGGCCGGCGCCAAGGCCATGCAGCTCAAGTACACCCGCGAGAACGAGACCGACGCCGACCAGTACGGGCTGGGCTTCTTGGTCGACGCGGGCTTCGGTCCGAGCGGCATGACCTCGGCCTTCGAAAAGATCCGCAAGCTGCAGTGGATTTCCGGGGGCGGGGATGTGCCGTCGTACCTGTCCACCCACCCTGGCGTCGACGAGCGCGTGGGCTACATGCAGGAGCGCGTGGCCAGGCTGCCCAAGGCGGTGCGCGAGCGGCGCTCCGACAATGCGGAATACGAGCGCGTGAAGATGCTCGTTCAGGCCTGGTACACGGATGCGAATTCGGCCCTGGCCCTGTTTTCGGCGCCGGTCAAGCCGACGTGCCGAGACCGTCTGGGCCGGGCCATCGCCCTGAGCCGCCTGGGTCGCGCCGAGGAGGCCGGCAAGGCCTTTTCCGAGGCCATGGCGTGCAACCCCTCGGACGTCCTGTGGAAGCGGGAGTACGGCCGCTATGCCTTCGAGTTCGGCGACCTCGCCACGTCGGTCAAGCTGTTGCAGGAAACGGTGCTGCGCGATCCGAACGATCTCTACGCCCTCTTTTTCTACGCCCGGGCCGTGGCCGAGCAGGGCAATTACGCGGCCAGCGTTTCGGCCATGGAGCGCGTAGCCAAGGATGTGCCGCGTGACTCCGAAGTGCTGGAGAACCTGGCCCGCTACCAGGCTGCCATGGGCCGCGGGTTCGACGCGCATCTCAACTACGCCAAGGCCTTTGCCTACAAGCGCCAGTTCACGAAGTACGCCTTCCACATGGAGACGGCCGAGGCCCTGGCCGCCGGCGGCAAGGACCGGGAAAAGATCGGCCAGGTGCGGAGCGAGATCGCCGAGTACAGGGAGATTCTGGGCATCTAG